A segment of the uncultured Desulfobulbus sp. genome:
GGCTTCATCGAGGTGCAGCTCAATAAAAAAGAGGAAGGGGGAGTGCTGTTTTTCCACGAAGGTGACCGAATCGGCGGCTCCTACTCATGGGGAACAGGGGGCATGAGTACCGCAAATGAAGACTACAATAAACTGCTGAGTCGCGTGCAATCAAGCGAAGGTATATTTACATTTGGTAGTTTTGTTAAAGAAGAGAGTCCCTGAGTAATTGAAGAAGATGCTGGCTGTTGATTAAATGTAGGTGGACTATGTCTTTCTATCCTGAATTGTTAAAGAACGTCTCATAACTATAGAGGGGAGTGAAATCATGAGTGAAACTATAGAGGAGCTGGAGGCATTTATTGCAAGCTGGCAGGCAACGCAAGAGGGGAATAAAGAGGGATTCGTTCGTTTGAAAGAGCAGCTTAGCACACAGAAACAAGGTGTGATGGAATTCCATCCCAGACCTGGTGTGACCTACTCCCTGCGAGGGACGGTGCCAGGGGCCCAACGGCCATTGTATGTCATGGTAGATGTTATCGAAGATGAGCCTCGTTGGCTTTCGGTCTGTTTTTTTGGTGACATGATTACCGACCCGCAGGAGCTTGGTTCCTTTGTGCCCGGAGGACTTTTGGGCAATGATGCCGTTTGCTTTGATCTTGAGGAATGCAGTGAAGAATTACTGCAGTATGTAGCTGCACGAATTGATGAAGCTTATGCCAGTGCAGTGAAGTAAAGAAGAGACTAGTTGAGTTTTTTCCCCAGGCGGTACATCTCGCCATACACCAGGGGGAGCTGATTTTTTTTCAGCTCCTCGACGACGGTTTCGATAGCATAAGGGCAACGGTAGTGTTTCACTTCTACGTTGCCTTTTTTTATTTTAAGTAAGGCGTAGGAGGCATCTGGGGTTCCATCAAACATGCGGCCAACCGAACCAGGGTTAATAAAATGTACTCCTCCGATATACTTATGATACGGCGTATGAGAGTGACCGGTGACGATGATTTCACAACTGGTATTTTTGGCGAGCTCTTGAAAGCGTTTATCGGGTGTATCGGTAAAAAGAAATTCTTCGTGTTCTGCCGGGCTACCGTGATACAATCCGATGAAATTATGGCCAAGTCGCAGGATTTTTTTCTTTTTTAAAGCAAGAAGATAGGCTGCGTTTTCTCTACTGAGGGCTTCCGTAGTACTGGTGTACATGATTCTTTTTTCAGGATTGGCCGGTTTTTTAAAGTTTTTTCCCTTGAGCAGCTTGATCACCCTGTCGTCGGTATTTCCTCGGATGGAAAATGCATCCCGAGAGCGTAACCAATCAAGGGTTTGATTGGGGAAGGGGGCATATACAAGGCTGTCGCCACAGTTGAGGACATAGCTAATGTTGTGCTTCGAGACGGCTTCACTGATGGCCGCCAGTGCGGGGTAGTTGCCGTGAATGTCGCTGATAAGTAATATTTTCATTGAAAATCACTTGAGGGAATCTTGAATAATTGCTTTTTCTTCCAATCCCGGCGTCATGCTTAAAATTTTATCCTCGGAATATTAGACATATGCCTGCGGTAAAATTTTGCGCAATCCTTGGCCTTGATTGAAAAATCTTATTATTCAAGACTCCCTTGAAATAAAGAAGGACTCTCCTGCAGCCCCAAAATTGGTCTGCAAGATTCCCTAAAGTAGAGGGCTAACCAGTAATGCTACATTTTCCAACAGGCGCTCCCCAAAAGAGCGGCGAGTAAACTGCTCGCTCTCAAAACCAATGGTTTGCTGCAGATATTCTTGTTGCAGCTTACGGACCCGCCGAGTGAAATCCTGATTATACACAAAGAGTGTCATCTCAAAATTCAACCAAAAACTGCGCATGTCGAGGTTGACTGAACCAAAAAGGCAGAAATCCCCGTCCACTGTGATTGTTTTTGCGTGTAACAGGCCTCCGGTAAAGGCTCTGATATGAACTCCGGCACGAGTGAGAGCGTCATATCGGGCGCGGCTTGCATAGTGGACAAGCAGAGAATCGTTGTGTCTGGGGACAATTATCCAGACTTGGACACCGCGCTGCGCCGCTGATTGCAGTGCAGCGTTCAGGGCATTGTCCGGCACAAAATAAGGCGTGGTCAGGACTATTTCTTTTCTGGCGGCATAGATTGTCGTCAACAGCAGGTTGTGGATCGTATCCTCTCCGTAGCCTGGCCCGGATGGTGCAAGCTGGACCAGTGCCTCCCCCCGCTCTTCGACGGGGTGCAGCTCTTTGGTGATATCACTTGTGCTTAACTCTTCGCCCCGTTCCAGTAACCAGTCGAAAAAGAACGTCACCTGAAGCAGTTCCACCACCGGCCCGGTAATGCGGACCATAACATCTACCCAGGCTCCGACCCCTGAATCCTGTTTGAAAAATCTCGGGTCAACAAGGTT
Coding sequences within it:
- the cls gene encoding cardiolipin synthase, which translates into the protein MESFGWGLTGSIFLFDLAIRIGLSLRVIMRKRAPSVSIAWLVIILLFPFAGAITYLLFGETRLGERRADRLVKGRPMIRQWSTTLRHLPNIDWSGVNPERLPLNQQVHATTGIPTMGGNHLELLDCADQFFTCLIADIQQAKEHISLEFYILNEGGHVEQLLAALVAASHRGIRCRLLLDSIGSKKFFKSPSAKRLRKAGVEIKEALPAGLVRALFMRIDLRNHRKIALIDGTIGYTGSQNLVDPRFFKQDSGVGAWVDVMVRITGPVVELLQVTFFFDWLLERGEELSTSDITKELHPVEERGEALVQLAPSGPGYGEDTIHNLLLTTIYAARKEIVLTTPYFVPDNALNAALQSAAQRGVQVWIIVPRHNDSLLVHYASRARYDALTRAGVHIRAFTGGLLHAKTITVDGDFCLFGSVNLDMRSFWLNFEMTLFVYNQDFTRRVRKLQQEYLQQTIGFESEQFTRRSFGERLLENVALLVSPLL
- a CDS encoding YfcE family phosphodiesterase, with protein sequence MKILLISDIHGNYPALAAISEAVSKHNISYVLNCGDSLVYAPFPNQTLDWLRSRDAFSIRGNTDDRVIKLLKGKNFKKPANPEKRIMYTSTTEALSRENAAYLLALKKKKILRLGHNFIGLYHGSPAEHEEFLFTDTPDKRFQELAKNTSCEIIVTGHSHTPYHKYIGGVHFINPGSVGRMFDGTPDASYALLKIKKGNVEVKHYRCPYAIETVVEELKKNQLPLVYGEMYRLGKKLN